From the genome of Nicotiana sylvestris chromosome 2, ASM39365v2, whole genome shotgun sequence, one region includes:
- the LOC138884939 gene encoding uncharacterized protein — MEGLSKMLEKSRQMQWIQGFSVGTNTGYLVTISHLSYADDTLILCEADRVQILYLNLTLQLFEALSGLHINKQKSIIYPVNRVSNIEELVGIIGCSIGSLPTTYLGLPLGAKFKNSDIWNGVVENFEKRLASWLDKIKRNFLWEGNNSSHKYHLIKWDKVLLPKCKGGLGVRDLDKHNKGLLMKWLWRYGTCEPSLWKENIHFKSGSGCHIKFWKDKWLNNNALMEDYPSLFNIALVKNSSIANNRANGNWDMKLRRSVQDREIEDLMEMLARLEAYNIDENAPDSIRWRSKGLYTVKECYIQLNNQNQMGNATNPERGTYELESLGG, encoded by the exons ATGGAGGGTTTAAGTAAAATGTTGGAAAAATCCAGGCAAATGCAATGGATCCAAGGATTCAGTGTAGGCACAAACACTGGATACTTAGTCACTATCTCCCATTTATCATATGCTGATGACACACTAATCTTATGTGAGGCAGATAGAGTCCAAATCCTGTACCTAAATCTTACACTCCAGCTATTCGAAGCATTGTCAGGACTTCACATCAACAAGCAGAAAAGTATTATATATCCCGTCAATCGGGTGAGCAACATTGAGGAGCTAGTAGGGATCATTGGTTGCAGTATAGGGTCATTGCCTACCACCTATTTGGGGCTTCCACTGGGAGCCAAATTCAAAAACAGTGATATCTGGAATGGTGTAgtggaaaattttgagaaaagaCTGGCTTCATG GCTGGACAAGATCAAAAGGAACTTTCTATGGGAAGGAAATAACAGTTCTCACAAGTATCATTTGATTAAATGGGATAAGGTATTGCTACCTAAATGCAAAGGTGGATTAGGGGTCAGAGATCTAGACAAGCACAACAAAGGTCTGCTAATGAAATGGCTCTGGAGATATGGCACATGTGAACCAAGTCTATGGAAAGAG AATATTCATTTCAAATCAGGCAGTGGATGTCATATTAAGTTTTGGAAGGATAAATGGCTAAACAACAATGCTCTCATGGAGGACTATCCTAGCTTATTCAACATCGCCTTGGTCAAGAATTCTTCTATTGCTAATAACAGAGCAAATGGTAATTGGGATATGAAACTCAGAAGATCTGTTCAAGATCGGGAGATAGAAGATTTGATGGAAATGCTAGCAAGATTAGAGGCCTACAACATTGATGAGAATGCTCCAGATAGCATAAGATGGAGATCTAAAGGTCTCTACACTGTTAAAGAATGCTACATACAACTTAACAATCAGAATCAG ATGGGTAATGCCACAAACCCTGAGAGAGGCACATATGAGCTGGAGTCTTTAGGAGGTTGA